One window of Phycisphaeraceae bacterium genomic DNA carries:
- a CDS encoding 30S ribosomal protein S1 → MIDDTLIAQLGSTDAEVEALLSDAFGGADTDNRMDSILGEQMEEVSPGKLIKGKIIGFAGDDVVVELGLKSEGLVPREEFEGAAPVVGETIDVLLESLEGNNGLVEISKRKADRIINWQRIIDTTKEGDDVEGEVVRKTKGGLLVDIGVLAFLPASQVDIRRPHDVGEFIGRKIRATIIKIDQERRNIVVSRRKLIEIERDRAKERLLKNINEGDLVKGTVKNIADFGAFVDLGGIDGLLHITDMSWSRVSHPSEIVKIDDVIEVKVLSIDMDREKIALGLKQKDASPWEEIEAKYPVNSRIKGNVVNIVSYGAFVRLEDGIEGLVHISEMSWTRRINHPSEIIAPGDEVEVVVLAIDKNKQEISLGMKQVEVNPWELVGEKYPVGHVIEGTVRNLANYGAFVEIEPGIDGLLHISDISWTKKITHPSEIVKKGDTVTCKILEVDQEKQRISLGMKQLQDDPWVAAIPDAYKPGMVVKGTVSKITNFGVFVELEDDLEGLLHISELADHKVENPQDVVTIGEEVEVKILRVDTHDRKIGLSLKRAQWGDTSGAEGGGEEREFDAPRKPVRGGMDDHGSMGTSKIEL, encoded by the coding sequence ATGATCGATGACACGCTGATCGCTCAACTTGGTTCCACGGACGCCGAAGTTGAAGCGCTGCTCAGTGACGCGTTTGGAGGAGCAGATACCGACAATCGCATGGACTCCATTCTCGGCGAGCAAATGGAAGAAGTCTCGCCGGGCAAACTTATCAAAGGCAAGATCATCGGGTTCGCGGGCGACGATGTCGTCGTCGAACTCGGACTCAAGAGCGAAGGCCTGGTCCCTCGCGAAGAGTTTGAGGGCGCAGCACCTGTTGTTGGCGAAACAATTGATGTGCTGCTCGAATCACTCGAAGGAAACAACGGCCTTGTTGAAATCTCGAAGCGCAAGGCCGATCGCATCATCAACTGGCAGCGCATCATCGATACAACCAAGGAAGGCGACGATGTCGAGGGCGAGGTCGTCCGCAAGACAAAGGGCGGCCTGCTCGTTGATATCGGTGTGCTCGCGTTCCTGCCCGCTTCGCAGGTTGACATCCGTCGTCCTCACGATGTCGGTGAGTTCATCGGTCGAAAGATCCGCGCCACGATCATCAAGATTGATCAGGAGCGCCGCAACATCGTTGTCAGCCGTCGCAAGCTGATCGAGATCGAGCGCGATCGCGCCAAGGAACGCCTGCTCAAGAACATCAACGAGGGTGATCTTGTCAAGGGCACCGTCAAGAACATCGCTGACTTCGGCGCGTTTGTCGATCTCGGCGGTATCGATGGTCTCCTGCACATTACCGATATGTCATGGAGCCGCGTGAGCCATCCAAGTGAGATCGTCAAGATTGACGATGTCATTGAAGTGAAGGTCCTCTCGATCGACATGGATCGCGAGAAGATCGCGCTGGGTCTGAAGCAGAAGGACGCAAGCCCGTGGGAAGAGATCGAGGCCAAGTACCCCGTCAACTCACGCATCAAGGGCAACGTCGTCAACATTGTCTCATACGGTGCGTTCGTCCGTCTCGAAGACGGTATCGAGGGGCTCGTGCATATCTCTGAGATGTCGTGGACACGCCGCATCAACCATCCCAGCGAGATCATCGCGCCGGGTGACGAGGTCGAGGTCGTTGTGCTTGCGATTGACAAGAACAAGCAGGAGATCAGCCTCGGCATGAAGCAGGTCGAGGTCAATCCATGGGAACTCGTCGGCGAGAAGTACCCGGTTGGCCACGTCATCGAGGGCACTGTCCGCAACCTTGCAAACTACGGCGCGTTTGTTGAGATCGAACCCGGCATCGACGGTCTGCTCCATATCTCTGATATCTCCTGGACCAAGAAGATCACGCATCCCAGCGAGATCGTCAAGAAGGGCGACACCGTCACCTGCAAGATCCTCGAGGTCGATCAGGAGAAGCAGCGTATCAGCCTCGGCATGAAGCAGCTCCAGGACGATCCGTGGGTCGCTGCAATCCCAGACGCGTACAAGCCCGGCATGGTTGTCAAGGGCACCGTCTCCAAGATCACCAACTTCGGCGTGTTTGTCGAACTGGAAGACGATCTCGAAGGCTTGCTGCACATCTCGGAACTCGCCGATCACAAGGTCGAGAACCCGCAGGATGTTGTCACCATTGGCGAGGAAGTCGAGGTCAAGATCCTCCGTGTCGACACGCACGATCGCAAGATCGGCCTGTCACTCAAGCGCGCACAATGGGGCGACACCTCCGGCGCTGAGGGCGGCGGCGAGGAGCGCGAGTTTGACGCGCCACGCAAGCCAGTCCGCGGTGGTATGGATGATCACGGGTCGATGGGTACGAGCAAAATCGAACTCTGA
- a CDS encoding Glu/Leu/Phe/Val dehydrogenase, translating to MSTVAATPNVTLPRDPVCDEVGLPEDPDNLYTQSVSTMLKAADLVGLKHRLKIILAQPKNEIMVHFPVRMDDGHHKLFKGYRVQHNNALGPYKGGIRYHHDVHLDDVKSLAFLMTMKCSLAGVPFGGGKGGVKVDPRAVSQGELERVTRRFISAIANDIGPDYDIPAPDVGTNSQIMAWMADTYQMSSTDRAVYDGMRVVTGKPVEIGGSLGREKATGQGLADVVAELLPEFGMPIKGMRFSVLGFGNVGSWAGKILQDMGAKLVAVQDHTGGLRDDNGIDAHKLADHCRLHGGVKGFKGATEVGEKDFYSTPVDLFVPAALEQMIQEREANWLDCKYMAEGANAPSTPVGDRVLASKGVEIIPAILANAGGVTVSYFEWVQNKTSEYWDVDRVDKTLNKHMVKAAHQTIAAKNRFNTDMRTAAYAAALERLAQAYAVRGIFP from the coding sequence ATGAGCACTGTTGCCGCGACGCCGAATGTCACTCTTCCCCGCGATCCTGTCTGCGACGAAGTCGGTCTGCCGGAGGATCCAGATAATCTGTACACGCAGTCTGTGAGCACCATGCTCAAGGCGGCTGATTTGGTCGGGCTCAAGCATCGACTCAAGATCATTCTTGCCCAGCCGAAGAACGAGATTATGGTGCACTTCCCGGTGCGCATGGATGACGGTCATCACAAGCTGTTTAAGGGGTATCGCGTTCAGCACAACAACGCACTCGGTCCGTACAAGGGTGGTATTCGGTACCACCACGATGTGCATCTTGACGACGTCAAGAGTCTTGCATTTCTCATGACAATGAAGTGCTCGCTTGCGGGCGTGCCGTTCGGTGGTGGCAAGGGCGGTGTAAAGGTAGACCCTCGCGCTGTCAGCCAGGGCGAGCTTGAACGCGTCACACGTCGCTTCATCAGCGCTATTGCAAACGATATTGGTCCTGATTACGACATCCCTGCTCCGGACGTGGGCACGAACTCCCAGATCATGGCATGGATGGCTGACACTTACCAGATGTCGTCAACTGATCGTGCTGTATATGACGGCATGCGTGTCGTGACAGGCAAGCCAGTTGAAATCGGTGGGTCGCTCGGTCGTGAGAAGGCGACCGGTCAGGGACTTGCAGACGTCGTTGCAGAACTGCTGCCAGAGTTCGGTATGCCGATCAAGGGCATGCGGTTCTCAGTGCTTGGGTTTGGTAACGTCGGCTCGTGGGCTGGCAAGATTCTGCAGGACATGGGCGCCAAACTGGTGGCTGTGCAGGACCACACCGGTGGTCTTCGCGACGACAACGGTATTGACGCACACAAGCTTGCCGATCATTGTCGTTTGCATGGTGGTGTCAAGGGATTCAAGGGTGCAACTGAGGTTGGCGAAAAGGACTTTTATTCGACACCTGTTGACCTGTTTGTTCCTGCGGCGCTCGAGCAGATGATCCAGGAGCGAGAGGCGAACTGGCTTGACTGTAAGTACATGGCTGAGGGTGCAAACGCACCATCAACCCCGGTTGGTGATCGCGTGCTTGCGTCAAAGGGTGTTGAGATCATCCCCGCGATTCTCGCGAATGCTGGTGGCGTGACCGTGTCGTACTTTGAGTGGGTTCAGAATAAGACCAGTGAGTACTGGGATGTGGATCGTGTCGACAAGACACTCAACAAGCACATGGTCAAGGCTGCCCACCAGACCATCGCTGCGAAGAATCGATTTAACACAGACATGCGTACCGCAGCGTACGCTGCAGCGCTTGAGCGCCTCGCGCAGGCATACGCGGTTCGTGGTATCTTCCCGTAA
- a CDS encoding STAS domain-containing protein, protein MAMIDNSRVLTEFEDGVVVAVIRLSKITEADTGALEEDLVAAASPHGWKLALDMSEVLLLASVGISMLLALRKNAQAAGGHVALYNVTPDVSNMLKITKLSTLFKVGKDRAAAVKSLS, encoded by the coding sequence ATGGCAATGATTGACAACAGCAGGGTGCTGACAGAGTTTGAGGATGGCGTTGTGGTCGCTGTCATCAGGTTGTCAAAGATCACAGAAGCAGATACCGGTGCGCTTGAGGAGGATCTCGTTGCGGCTGCTTCGCCGCACGGTTGGAAACTTGCTCTTGATATGTCTGAGGTGCTGCTGCTTGCGTCAGTTGGCATCTCAATGCTGCTGGCATTGCGAAAGAATGCGCAGGCTGCCGGTGGTCATGTTGCATTGTACAATGTAACGCCGGATGTCTCGAACATGCTCAAGATTACAAAGCTCTCGACATTGTTCAAAGTAGGCAAGGATCGTGCTGCAGCGGTGAAATCGCTGTCCTGA
- the rnc gene encoding ribonuclease III, producing the protein MKTLVDTATRTILEQRIGYTFTDHDLLRAALTHASAVEDRLDSNERLEFLGDAVLGLITCQRLFTRYPDLEEGDMTKVKSAAVSRQSCSDVAISLGLCDFTILGKGMRSGVDIPMSISAGVLEALIAAIYLDGGYDAASAFVISFIDTLIDESIESGHQENYKSLLQQHAQRILGDVPVYRVLDEKGPDHAKAFKVGIIVGARRFEAAWAQSKKQAEQIAARNALAMLGIIEVDDAGFARVANNEDTE; encoded by the coding sequence ATTAAGACACTCGTGGATACTGCGACTCGCACCATTCTGGAACAACGCATCGGGTACACGTTCACCGATCATGATTTATTGCGCGCTGCGCTCACCCACGCCTCAGCTGTTGAGGACCGGCTCGACTCCAATGAACGCCTGGAGTTTCTTGGCGATGCGGTCCTTGGTCTGATCACGTGCCAGAGATTGTTCACTCGCTATCCGGATCTTGAAGAAGGTGACATGACCAAGGTGAAGAGTGCTGCGGTCTCACGACAATCGTGTTCGGACGTTGCGATATCACTGGGGCTGTGTGACTTTACTATTCTCGGGAAGGGCATGCGCTCGGGGGTGGACATTCCGATGTCCATTTCGGCTGGTGTGCTTGAAGCACTTATCGCAGCAATCTACCTCGATGGTGGATACGACGCCGCATCAGCATTTGTCATTTCGTTTATCGATACGCTGATCGACGAGTCGATCGAGAGCGGCCATCAGGAAAACTATAAATCACTGCTGCAACAACATGCGCAGCGAATTCTTGGCGACGTACCAGTCTACAGGGTGCTTGATGAGAAGGGACCCGATCACGCCAAGGCGTTCAAGGTCGGCATTATTGTTGGTGCGCGACGATTCGAAGCCGCATGGGCACAATCGAAGAAACAGGCAGAGCAGATCGCCGCTCGAAATGCGCTCGCGATGCTTGGAATCATCGAGGTTGACGATGCGGGTTTCGCCCGTGTTGCAAACAATGAAGATACAGAATAA